One part of the Solanum dulcamara chromosome 8, daSolDulc1.2, whole genome shotgun sequence genome encodes these proteins:
- the LOC129899157 gene encoding uncharacterized protein LOC129899157 isoform X2 — translation MHTDSIRAIQYGAEGKLFVSAGDDKLVKIWVTDTWRCISSVSSEKRVTAVAISNDGRFVSFADKFGVIYAVEIEGSHENQSLPNKKAVPILAHYCSIITSLEFSPDGRYIISADRDFKIRVSVFPEKPLDGAHEIQSFCLGHTEFVSCLTFICSKDSQQWYLLSGGGDSTVRLWDFTCGSLLDTCHVGETGLLQSKEGIDDSLLAITDLCATPGGSLIAVAIQSLAGVMLLSCNLSAKSLHVARVIPIPGETFIPTSLAAASLSNQLWMVMGASTLCTSDSAPLARVKVLDGFCESNQDSVEQEARVLEDKDLPGSEQLLQTLQGSSFIEKDALSTAAEAVKTAMCNLLIKKQYPSENREFRKRGRNDKRVDKKK, via the exons ATGCATACGGATTCAATAAGAGCAATTCAGTATGGTGCTGAAGGAAAGCTCTTTGTATCTGCTGGAGATGACAAACTTGTTAAGATTTGGGTTACTGATACTTGGCGGTGCATAAGTTCGGT GTCATCTGAGAAGAGAGTTACTGCTGTTGCCATCAGTAATGATGGGCGCTTTGTATCCTTTGCGGATAAATTTGGTGTAATTTATGCAGTTGAAATAGAAGGTTCTCATGAAAATCAAAGTCTGCCCAATAAGAAGGCCGTCCCAATTCTCGCCCACTACTGCAGCATCATTACTAGTCtg GAGTTTTCACCTGACGGACGATACATTATTAGTGCCGATCGGGACTTTAAAATCCGA GTTTCTGTCTTCCCGGAAAAGCCATTAGATGGGGCTCACGAGATTCAAAGTTTTTGCCTTGGCCATACAGA GTTTGTTTCCTGCCTTACCTTCATCTGCAGCAAGGATTCCCAGCAGTGGTATTTGCTTTCGGGAGGTGGTGATTCAACT GTACGCTTGTGGGACTTCACTTGTGGTTCTCTTCTTGATACCTGTCATGTTGGAGAG ACAGGACTATTACagtcaaaagaaggaatagatgACAGCTTGCTGGCTATCACTGATCTCTGTGCGACTCCTGGTGGATCATTAATTGCGGTGGCCATTCAGAG CTTGGCAGGCGTCATGCTTTTGAGTTGCAACCTTTCAGCTAAATCTCTCCATGTTGCAAGA GTCATTCCAATTCCTGGGGAGACTTTTATTCCCACTAGCTTAGCAGCTGCCTCTTTGTCCAATCAATTGTGGATGGTCATGGGTGCATCGACTCTATGTACTTCCGATTCAGCACCCTTGGCTCGTGTGAAGGTTCTCGATGGTTTCTGCGAGAGCAACCAGGACTCTGTTGAGCAGGAGGCACGTGTCTTAGAAGATAAAGATTTACCAGGTAGTGAACAACTCCTTCAAACGTTGCAGGGGAGTTCGTTCATTGAGAAAGATGCATTATCAACAGCTGCAGAAGCAGTGAAAACAGCAATGTGTAATCTATTAATCAAGAAGCAGTACCCTTCTGAAAATCGAGAGTTTAGAAAGAGAGGGAGGAACGACAAGAGAGTAGATAAGAAAAAATGA
- the LOC129899267 gene encoding F-box/kelch-repeat protein SKIP30-like: MTALIEGLPDAVAIRCLARVPFYLHPKLELVSHSWRAAIQSAELFKARQEVNSSEDFLCVSAFEPENLWQLYDPTHDLWITLPILPSNISHFARFSVVSTAGKLFVLGGGSDAVDPLTGDQDGIFATDKVWSYDPATRAWSPRESMLVPRAMFACCVLDGKIVAAGGFTNRRKSICNAEIYDPETDVWAQLPDLHHAHNSACSGVVFGGKVHVLHKGLSTIQVLENFKQGWIAHEYSWLQGPMTVIKEKLYVMSNWFIYMQERESRRMIVSASEFRRRIGYAMIGLGDDIYIVGGVNGPDYWNCDVQLLSDVDVLTLGSERPAWRKAASLTRCRGTILGCTQLRI, encoded by the coding sequence ATGACTGCACTCATCGAAGGGCTTCCTGATGCTGTTGCCATTAGGTGCCTTGCACGGGTTCCATTCTACCTTCATCCAAAGTTAGAGCTTGTTTCCCACTCCTGGAGAGCTGCTATTCAAAGTGCTGAACTATTTAAAGCTAGGCAGGAGGTCAACTCATCTGaagattttttatgtgtatcTGCATTTGAACCTGAAAACTTATGGCAGCTCTATGATCCTACACATGACCTTTGGATTACTCTCCCTATTCTCCCATCCAACATCAGTCATTTTGCTCGCTTCAGTGTTGTTTCTACCGCTGGGAAGTTGTTTGTTTTAGGTGGTGGCAGTGATGCTGTGGATCCATTGACAGGTGACCAAGATGGAATTTTTGCTACTGACAAGGTCTGGTCATATGATCCTGCAACCCGAGCATGGAGTCCACGTGAATCTATGCTTGTCCCTCGTGCCATGTTTGCTTGTTGCGTGTTGGATGGGAAGATAGTCGCTGCAGGGGGTTTTACTAACCGCAGAAAATCAATATGCAATGCGGAAATCTATGATCCTGAAACAGATGTCTGGGCACAGTTACCTGATCTCCATCATGCACACAATTCTGCATGCTCGGGAGTAGTTTTTGGTGGTAAAGTTCATGTCTTGCATAAAGGTTTGTCAACTATTCAGGTTTTGGAAAATTTCAAGCAGGGCTGGATTGCTCATGAGTATTCTTGGCTCCAGGGCCCGATGACTGTCATTAAGGAAAAGCTTTATGTTATGAGCAATTGGTTCATTTATATGCAAGAaagagaatcaagaagaatGATAGTTTCAGCATCTGAGTTTCGTAGGAGAATCGGGTATGCTATGATAGGGTTGGGAGATGATATTTATATAGTTGGAGGGGTTAATGGACCGGATTACTGGAATTGTGACGTCCAATTGCTGTCTGATGTTGATGTGTTGACCCTTGGAAGTGAGAGGCCAGCATGGCGTAAGGCTGCTTCATTGACAAGGTGCAGAGGGACAATCCTTGGCTGCACACAGCTGAGAATTTAG
- the LOC129899157 gene encoding uncharacterized protein LOC129899157 isoform X1 has translation MEETNMDDCEQNRESEVAPALIAVHPTQKSVAVAVGSNLRLFNLQEGCSVSLVDDSGVHMHTDSIRAIQYGAEGKLFVSAGDDKLVKIWVTDTWRCISSVSSEKRVTAVAISNDGRFVSFADKFGVIYAVEIEGSHENQSLPNKKAVPILAHYCSIITSLEFSPDGRYIISADRDFKIRVSVFPEKPLDGAHEIQSFCLGHTEFVSCLTFICSKDSQQWYLLSGGGDSTVRLWDFTCGSLLDTCHVGETGLLQSKEGIDDSLLAITDLCATPGGSLIAVAIQSLAGVMLLSCNLSAKSLHVARVIPIPGETFIPTSLAAASLSNQLWMVMGASTLCTSDSAPLARVKVLDGFCESNQDSVEQEARVLEDKDLPGSEQLLQTLQGSSFIEKDALSTAAEAVKTAMCNLLIKKQYPSENREFRKRGRNDKRVDKKK, from the exons ATGGAGGAAACTAACATGGATGATTGTGAACAAAATCGTGAATCTGAGGTTGCTCCGGCGTTAATTGCAGTGCACCCAACTCAGAAATCCGTTGCCGTCGCCGTCGGTTCGAATCTCCGCTTATTTAATCTTCA AGAAGGTTGTTCGGTTTCATTGGTGGATGATTCAGGAGTGCACATGCATACGGATTCAATAAGAGCAATTCAGTATGGTGCTGAAGGAAAGCTCTTTGTATCTGCTGGAGATGACAAACTTGTTAAGATTTGGGTTACTGATACTTGGCGGTGCATAAGTTCGGT GTCATCTGAGAAGAGAGTTACTGCTGTTGCCATCAGTAATGATGGGCGCTTTGTATCCTTTGCGGATAAATTTGGTGTAATTTATGCAGTTGAAATAGAAGGTTCTCATGAAAATCAAAGTCTGCCCAATAAGAAGGCCGTCCCAATTCTCGCCCACTACTGCAGCATCATTACTAGTCtg GAGTTTTCACCTGACGGACGATACATTATTAGTGCCGATCGGGACTTTAAAATCCGA GTTTCTGTCTTCCCGGAAAAGCCATTAGATGGGGCTCACGAGATTCAAAGTTTTTGCCTTGGCCATACAGA GTTTGTTTCCTGCCTTACCTTCATCTGCAGCAAGGATTCCCAGCAGTGGTATTTGCTTTCGGGAGGTGGTGATTCAACT GTACGCTTGTGGGACTTCACTTGTGGTTCTCTTCTTGATACCTGTCATGTTGGAGAG ACAGGACTATTACagtcaaaagaaggaatagatgACAGCTTGCTGGCTATCACTGATCTCTGTGCGACTCCTGGTGGATCATTAATTGCGGTGGCCATTCAGAG CTTGGCAGGCGTCATGCTTTTGAGTTGCAACCTTTCAGCTAAATCTCTCCATGTTGCAAGA GTCATTCCAATTCCTGGGGAGACTTTTATTCCCACTAGCTTAGCAGCTGCCTCTTTGTCCAATCAATTGTGGATGGTCATGGGTGCATCGACTCTATGTACTTCCGATTCAGCACCCTTGGCTCGTGTGAAGGTTCTCGATGGTTTCTGCGAGAGCAACCAGGACTCTGTTGAGCAGGAGGCACGTGTCTTAGAAGATAAAGATTTACCAGGTAGTGAACAACTCCTTCAAACGTTGCAGGGGAGTTCGTTCATTGAGAAAGATGCATTATCAACAGCTGCAGAAGCAGTGAAAACAGCAATGTGTAATCTATTAATCAAGAAGCAGTACCCTTCTGAAAATCGAGAGTTTAGAAAGAGAGGGAGGAACGACAAGAGAGTAGATAAGAAAAAATGA